A single genomic interval of Lactococcus sp. S-13 harbors:
- a CDS encoding multidrug efflux MFS transporter, with amino-acid sequence MKETWQRNLVVLWFGTFMAGVGLSLIAPFISLYVGTLGHYTKTELNIWSGLIFSSTFVVLAIVSPLWGKLADQKGRKLMLLRASLGMAISISLMAFVTAAWQLLLLRMLLGAFSGFISNSMALMASSAPKEKSGSVLSLLTTGSVAGTLIGPIIGGILVNFTGYRHVFSVTGIIMFLVFLLALFLVKETFKPVEKKDMLSSKEVWKVISHPAIIWGMFFTTLITQMTNQSINPVLSLYVQELMNGKGNITFMAGLVAAAPGIVTLLIAPFLGRLGDRVGQRKILGFGLFFSLVVFLITATTTNVWFLIGMRLLIGVSDAAILPSVQAILAKESPQAVTGRIFSYNQSAQSIGAFSGPLLGSTIAGFIDYRYVFVGSAILVVFNLINYFTHTKKPSLTS; translated from the coding sequence ATGAAAGAAACTTGGCAAAGAAACCTTGTTGTGCTTTGGTTCGGAACCTTTATGGCCGGCGTTGGACTAAGCTTAATTGCCCCTTTTATCTCCCTTTATGTTGGGACTTTGGGACATTATACAAAAACCGAATTAAATATTTGGTCAGGGCTCATTTTTTCTTCAACCTTCGTCGTTTTAGCTATCGTTTCTCCATTATGGGGCAAGCTCGCTGATCAGAAGGGCCGCAAGTTGATGCTCTTGCGCGCTTCTCTAGGAATGGCAATTTCAATTTCTTTAATGGCCTTTGTCACAGCCGCTTGGCAGCTGCTACTTTTAAGAATGTTGTTAGGAGCATTTTCCGGGTTCATTTCAAATTCTATGGCGCTCATGGCCAGCTCAGCTCCCAAGGAAAAATCTGGCTCTGTCCTTTCCTTACTTACCACAGGATCTGTAGCTGGAACTCTGATTGGACCAATTATTGGTGGTATTTTAGTCAACTTTACAGGCTACCGACACGTTTTTAGCGTGACTGGTATCATCATGTTTTTAGTCTTTCTTCTCGCCCTATTTCTAGTCAAAGAAACCTTTAAACCTGTCGAAAAAAAGGATATGCTTTCCTCAAAGGAAGTTTGGAAAGTCATTTCTCACCCTGCTATTATCTGGGGAATGTTTTTCACTACTTTGATTACACAGATGACTAATCAATCCATCAACCCCGTCCTTTCGCTCTATGTCCAAGAACTGATGAACGGAAAAGGAAATATCACCTTTATGGCTGGCCTTGTGGCTGCAGCACCTGGTATCGTCACCTTGTTAATTGCCCCTTTTCTAGGGCGTCTAGGTGACCGAGTAGGCCAACGAAAAATCCTTGGTTTTGGATTATTCTTTTCATTAGTCGTATTTTTGATTACCGCCACAACAACCAATGTCTGGTTTTTGATTGGAATGCGCCTATTAATCGGGGTGTCAGATGCAGCTATCCTGCCTTCTGTCCAAGCTATTTTGGCAAAAGAATCTCCGCAAGCTGTGACTGGACGAATTTTTTCTTACAATCAATCCGCTCAATCCATTGGTGCTTTTTCCGGACCATTGTTAGGCTCTACAATTGCTGGCTTCATTGACTACCGCTATGTCTTTGTAGGCTCCGCCATTCTCGTTGTCTTTAACCTTATCAACTACTTCACACATACAAAAAAACCTTCTCTTACAAGTTAA
- a CDS encoding TetR/AcrR family transcriptional regulator gives MARIALNREKIVQATIELAGRIGLANVSFPRLAEYFGIKAPSLYNHFKNMDEVRVATAVYLQQELNYELTHAMVGLTPLDALRAYAESYKKFAEKYEAVYELANVIHQTNNEELEALAKENIRLVRRSLENFDLSEDENFHISRMFRSTLHGFITLTQLGYFRNSDSTPREESFEYMLDQLLIPLKLKEKSK, from the coding sequence ATGGCAAGAATTGCACTGAATCGTGAAAAAATTGTTCAAGCAACTATTGAACTCGCAGGAAGAATTGGCTTAGCCAATGTGAGTTTTCCGCGCTTAGCGGAGTATTTTGGAATTAAAGCACCGTCACTGTACAATCATTTTAAAAATATGGATGAGGTACGTGTGGCTACAGCGGTATATTTGCAACAGGAATTGAATTATGAATTAACTCATGCGATGGTTGGTTTGACTCCGCTAGATGCTTTACGAGCCTATGCTGAAAGTTATAAGAAATTTGCTGAGAAATACGAAGCGGTCTATGAGTTAGCCAATGTCATCCATCAGACGAATAACGAAGAACTTGAGGCCTTGGCGAAAGAAAATATTCGCTTGGTGCGACGGAGTTTAGAGAATTTTGATTTATCTGAGGATGAGAATTTTCATATCAGTCGGATGTTTCGCTCAACTTTGCATGGCTTTATCACTTTAACACAATTGGGCTATTTCAGAAATTCAGATTCGACTCCTCGAGAAGAGTCTTTTGAGTATATGTTAGATCAATTGTTGATACCTTTAAAGCTGAAAGAAAAGAGTAAATAA
- the rnpA gene encoding ribonuclease P protein component: MGESGLAIKKTYRVKRSKDFDQIFSAKHSFANKRFVIYKLDANQPHFRVGLSVSKKLGHAVSRNRIKRLLRHAIAEFQPHLVHEDFVVIARSGVESLSFEEVKKNLKHVLKLSKIYVDGEND, encoded by the coding sequence ATGGGAGAGAGTGGCTTGGCTATCAAAAAAACATATCGCGTGAAACGCTCCAAAGATTTCGACCAAATTTTTTCAGCGAAACATAGCTTTGCCAATAAAAGATTTGTTATTTATAAATTAGATGCGAATCAACCTCATTTTCGAGTGGGTCTTTCAGTAAGTAAAAAGCTAGGTCACGCTGTGTCGCGTAATCGAATTAAACGTTTATTGCGTCACGCAATTGCTGAATTTCAACCTCATTTGGTGCACGAGGACTTTGTAGTGATCGCACGTTCTGGTGTGGAAAGTTTGAGTTTTGAGGAAGTAAAGAAAAATCTAAAACACGTCTTAAAGTTGTCAAAAATCTATGTAGATGGAGAAAACGATTGA